GTTTGACATTTCATAGCATTCTTTTTTAGCCATCACAAGATCCGATGTTTACTGCCTCTAAGCCCAATGAGAAATACCAATGAGATTGgtgtttaaaaataagtttcaaccaatttttttattaaaatataatttattttattttaaattaatttttttaaatatttttaaatcgttttattttatgtattaatgtaaaaaataaattattatttttttaaatattgttttaatatttttctaaaaaaaatacttaaaaaaagcTAATGTTACTATAATCCCAAACACCCTATGTATTATTATTAGCTATGTGATCTGTGCTCTGCCGtgagttaaatatttttatttttgataaaaaaaaatatacatgcagGGTTTTTCCAATGCAtttttgtagtttaaaaaatgtaacaaatttaaaagtttatgaacacatgtaatcaaataaattaagaattatgtgTGCTtgtaagtaaataaaaaatcattaataacacgtaaaaacaaaacttgaaaaaatcaagaataaatatagatcaagatatttaatgttgaaaaatataacattaaattgattgaataaaatatatataaaaaaaaaggaatcacaTATAAGGTtacagatattaaaaatatcatctaaaaataaataatttttatttttaaaaatatagtttatctatataaaagataaaaacaaatttatagatgaaccaaaaaaacctctctaaaaattaaatgcataacaaaaaaatcaatattatttaaaagatgccttctgaacaaaataaaaaagaggaagttttgtccattttttttttgtttttagttttttaaccaATCATgtcactttatttcttttcaattgtatttttaaaagtgatatTTTCATAGCAACCATGTCAGACCCAAGCACTTGGGTCTGGGCAATTATACCAACAACAGACTCTCGTGTTTTGCCTAAATTCCGATTAATGTGATTGCCTAAAAATCAGGGTCTATGCTCTTTTGACCCAAAAACCTATTTTGCAACTTATCTATGACccaaaacacctataaaacaCCCTAAAAAATTGACAAACTTAGTCATGGCTTCAAAGAAATCCCATAAACCGCCTAAAAAACCGAACTCATCCCGAAACCAAAAATTAACCCGagttcatatatgttttttcgcGAACTTTTAAGGTATAAAAACACCTAATATGAACTCCCCGTATCAAATGGAGCAATATGACACAAAAATCTCTTATTTTGGTGGTCTAAATTGATGTCAATGATAAGTTTCTCTCTTTACTGCCAAAATCCGCTGAcccttctttctttcctctctcaATCAGGgacaaaacataacaaaaataaactccTGCACCAAAATGAAATTGGAACAATTTTGAGCAACCATAATTGTAtaatttgtgtgattttttaagCTGGATGATCAAagtaaatgttttcaaaatttatagTACGTTACTAATGTTTGtcgtatttttcattttgatctccCCCTCTTTcaatcccatttttttttataagaatctaaaatcaattgctttttaaataagaCTTGATTGTCTAAAAACAAACTTTAAAGAccacactaaaaaaattttaaaaatttagcgtTTTAATATAGAAGTAATATCACTTTGAAGTTTTCACCTACTCGCTTTCTATTAGGTATCGCAGAAGCCTTAATTAATTGTTGTATACACATGCTTTTCAGAGACATActgatggataaaaaaaatctgaaagatAACTTCATTTGACACCGAAATACGATGGTTCTTTTTCCCATCACCTTTTCACTACAATCAATGAAATTTCTAATGCTTTGACGGAGCTTGACCCATGTTGCTGTCTTTCCACCGGTGAAAAGAAGACGATGTTCCTTCCCCTCTAAAGCATTTTTTGTCTTTCAAGCCACCTATTACCAAAGAGTATCTTTTGCACCTTTATCTTTTTCACTAAAATCAAAAGGCTTCATAAATATGCCATTATTGCTTCTCATTGCTCTATCGGATTTCTCAAGCATCTTCATGCTTGCTTTCACTACGATATAAAACTTCAAAGATAAACTTGATGAATATGCTACCTCAAATTTTGGATTCATGGGATCCACTCTTATCCTTGAAGATCCTTAAAGAGAGATAGAACACTGTAGCTCGACCCCTCTTTATGAGAGACAACTGCATGAGAGGTAATGATGCGAAAACCCAAGATTCAAACCTAAAGTTATTTCAAGCAATATGTGTATGCATTAATGCATGCATCATGTTCAAAAAGTTTGGCTTGGCTTAGATCATTGCATGTGCATTCTCATGATGTCACTGAGATTGATTTTGTTGCCTTATCTAAATATTAATTGGTGCATCGAATATTTACCATGAATCCCAAATATTTTCTGGGGTGAATCATGATAAATTAAGATTCAGGCGAgtaaattcttttttcaatcatgttttttttaaaaaaaaaaaattatttacattagtaattttcaaacaaattgcCATCACTCATCTTACACTCTTTGAGTAAACATCATTAACATGAGTTTctgatttgtttgatctttatttttcttgttttgtaagAGTTTTAGGTCTACAAAgtgtaataaaaattatttttcgtttgaaaatatattaaaataatatatatatatatatacatacatatatatatatatatatttattttacttttaatatctatacatcaaaatattctaaaaacacctacaaaataataatctaaagctttaaaaataaaatatctcaaaATTGCGGTTGGATTGCATAACATTGCTCTAAAAGGAACTTTTTGGTTCTTGAAGTTCATTGAAAGAATATATTGCACCTTGATCAATTACATGTATGGTCGTccttccttttagttttttgccATCCTCCCTTATCTCAGATTAATATAAACacatttttatatcatatcGCTAGCATGAACGCACAAcgttttgattttcttaaatagaagcctcttaattatttcgggtattttgatttaaaattcgTTTTTCCAAAGGTAAAATGATttgaataactttttaaaacaactttcttcaatttgcaaaaaataaaaataaaattgagagatagacgattttttttattttagaacttttgaaaaataatgaaaataaaaggtaaatatATAGAAACGCAAAATGACACTTTAATTATCTTGCGACAAGCATTTTGAAGCAAATATCGCCATGCTTCTAATGACATGGAACTATCATGCTGCTTTATCGGTTAGCCAAGTATTTCCacatttctttttcctctttcaaTACGAAATTTCTTAACTGAGCACTCTGTTAAAATTAGTCGTCTGATATCTTCTAAGAATCTGAAAATCTTGTTGCGTTTGCAGACATTCCCTCTGTTTCTTGACAATTCAGGATTGCTCATGGTCACATGCTATGCATTTAGATTTGCGCTGCAGTATGAGACAAAGAACTagctctctctctatctcttatGTGAAAGGGCAAATTAATTAGGTCATGGGTCACATGGAGATAGAGAAAGATCATGTGATGTAAAGCATGACATGTCCACCGCAAATTCTGAACATATTGAGAATTGGTTGTGTTAATTTGGTATAGAATCTTCTTCACTGTTCAATTCCAAGATTTGAATCTTGGAAGAGCTCCAAGGAACCAATGCTGGCTCTTCCATGGTTTCCTGTATGGAAGACCAACCTGCAAGAGCTGTTtgcgttatatatatatatatatgaagatggAGGAACCATTGCATTCTTTTTCCAGGCGCATTAAATAATCGCTAGAATTGGAGCTATAATAAAAGCAACACATAAAAagaaacttttccttctttcttttcttatactaagagagagaaagggagggagggggagagagagagagagagagagatttgaaAATTAATGTGGTAATAATTATTAGGGCACTAGGATTCTATGATGCGTGTGATTTATACAGAAAGTGAAACTCAACAGAGGAATCTTGAGTACTGAAAGGGTCTTTCTGATCTTTGTCACGTAAAGATTTACAGAGGAATTAAGCAGCTTTGTTGATGGAGAAAAAATGGGAATTAGAAAATGACATTTCATTAAACaagcaattttatttcaaagggAAACTAAATTATTCCTTCCACTGCAGTGATTAGTATTCACTCCTTCCCTTAAAGCATCTCAAGTCACGGGTTTGCCTTGTGATGTGCGAAGAGATGGATGAATGGATGTTCCTCGTAGCATGCATGCATATGCCATAACGTAGTCGACTTTTAGCTGTATCTGCTCTCGTGCAACATGCATGGGTTACTGTAAACATCGGATAGGGACAGATTTGTCTTTGCATGGGAAGACAGTGATTCTAAACCATCATTTGGGTGTGCCCTAATCAAAGAAAAGTTCATGAGCTGAATTAGATGCGCACACACATATATCTTCCCCGCTGATCagtgcaataaataaataaaggatgtGATGCATCTTCCCCACCAGTACTAGCTAGTCGTACTGCAGCCAATGGAACAATCAATAGCTAATTAATTAAGGGCTCGTCGGATCTTTATAATTGTAGTAATATCTAGAAAATTCAATGCTGTAATTTACTGAAATGGTCTTATGCTTCTTGAAATTAGAAACTAcaatgagagagaaagagagggcaTCGAGTGGCTTTATTTTAGTGGCATGGCCATATGTTTCTGTTTCATAAAGTTAGAAAATTATGATGAGAGAGAGACAGGAGCTTCTTTAAACATATTGGAATATTGAGTGTAAAAATCGTACTAGCAGAGGTCTAGCGCGCAGCAGTACATATCATTTGCTCCCTCTGGTGTGATTCATAGCTGGTAATGGCTTTTACAGTGGATAGATGTGAAGAGATGGTGTTTACTGTGGAGTCTCAGAAGGCAGTTCCTGCACCATTCTTATCAAAAACATATCAGCTGGTTGATGATCCTCTTACTGACCACATTGTGTCTTGGGGTGATGATGAAACCAGCTTTGTTGTGTGGAGACCTCCTGAGTTTTCAAGGGATCTTCTTCCCAACTATTTCAAGCACAACAACTTCTCAAGCTTCGTCAGGCAGCTCAATACCTATgtgagtctctctctctctctctctctctcgggtAATTCAAAACGCTCTCTAGATTCTACTAGTTTATAAGCAGCAAGGTAAAAAGCTGTGCTGACTAATATGGGTTGCTTTTCCATGGAGCTTCTTGGTCTTTCCAAGTAGGGTTTCTCTCATTTTAGATAACTTGACTTCAGTTAGACCTAGACTTTTGCTCTCAAAATTAATCTCTTACAGATGGGTCTTGTTCGTTGCTATGTCTCACTTCTTTTTAAGATCTTAAGCACCATTTATGTTCTAGATATTACCGATACAAAATATTGGACATATCAATCTCAGCTAATTAACCATAAACATTCAGCCCAAGATAAAGTATACTAGCACTTTAATTAGTACATGGTAATCCGtattaaattactaattaaGCTTCTAAAATAAACGTTCCACGAAACTGATTCGATGTTCATACTAgacattttttctctcttgtcattctcttattcttgttaattaatactttgCAGGGATTCAAGAAGGTAGTAGCTGACAGATGGGAGTTTGCAAATGAGCACTTCAGAAAAGGAGCAAAGCACTTGTTATCTGAGATCCACAGGAGAAAAACATCCCAACACCATCACCAGCACTACTCTGAGCAACCACCCCAATTTTTCCAACCAGAAGATGGTTTTAGTTGGATCGATCCTCCATTTCAATCTCCAAAACCAACTACTGACATCCTAACTGCACTCTCAGAAGATAATCAGCGACTAAGAAGGAAAAACTGCATGCTTTTATCAGAACTCTCCCACATGAAGAACCTCTACAATGACATTATCTACTTCATCCAAAACCATGTAAAACCAATGCCCTATGAGCAAAGGGCTTATAATGCAGCACCGAAGCTAATAGAACTGGGCTCTTCATGTCAGGATCAAACCATTTGTTCTAGCATTCACAGAGCTAAGAATGATGTTTTGGGTCAGCATTCGTTGACATTAAGTACCGAGGAATCAACTAGTCCTGTGAAGCTCTTTGGAGTCCCTCTCAGTGGCAATAAAAGGCTGCGTCCAGAAGTGATCGATTAGCGGCAACAATATCGTAG
This genomic interval from Populus alba chromosome 1, ASM523922v2, whole genome shotgun sequence contains the following:
- the LOC118055526 gene encoding heat stress transcription factor B-4; this encodes MAFTVDRCEEMVFTVESQKAVPAPFLSKTYQLVDDPLTDHIVSWGDDETSFVVWRPPEFSRDLLPNYFKHNNFSSFVRQLNTYGFKKVVADRWEFANEHFRKGAKHLLSEIHRRKTSQHHHQHYSEQPPQFFQPEDGFSWIDPPFQSPKPTTDILTALSEDNQRLRRKNCMLLSELSHMKNLYNDIIYFIQNHVKPMPYEQRAYNAAPKLIELGSSCQDQTICSSIHRAKNDVLGQHSLTLSTEESTSPVKLFGVPLSGNKRLRPEVID